A region of the Arthrobacter sp. FW306-07-I genome:
CCGCGTCCAGGGCCTGAAGGCTTCGGTGCCGGTGGTGGCGGCCATCCGCGACGGTTCCACCCGGACCGGCTACTGCCAGGCGCTGACCGGCTGGCTGGGCATGCCCGACCCCAATGAGGTCCTGCGCATGGTCAATGCCGAGGTGAAGAACGCAGCGAAACGGGGGGACGCCGGAGGTCCCGGCGGCCAGGGCACCACCAACCGTGGACAGCAGCAGCGCAGCCAAGGCTACGAGGGCAGGGGATTCGAGGGCCAAAACGGCCAGGCACCTGCCGGCGGCCCCGGCGTGGCTGCCGGGCCGTCGTCGGGCGCTGTCCCTTCCTTCCACCGTCCCGACCCGCGCGACCCCGTAGCCTCCATGGAGCGGCAGGCGCTGGAGGTGGCCCTGCAGCAGCCGTCGCTGCTGGCCGGCGACGTTTGGGACCGCTTCGACGCAGCCCGCTTCTCCACCCCTGCCTTCCAGGCCGTGCATGACGCCATGCGCGCCACCGGGCCAGGACTGGTGGGTGACCCCGTGCGCTGGGTGGAACACGTCATGCATGAGGTCCCGGAACCGCTGCGGCCGCTGGTGTCGGAACTTTCGGTGGTGCCGCTTCCGGCCCATACGGAGGAGGCGGTGCTGAAGTACTGCCGCGACATCCTGTCCCGGCTTTTCGAACTCCAGATCACCCGGATCAAGGCGGACAAGATGGGCCAGCTGCAGCGCCTCGACGCCGCGGCCGACCCGGAAACGTACCAGCGGCTCAACCGCGAACTGATGATGCTTGAGATGGAACGCCGGGCACTGCGGGCCGAGGCATAGGCCGCGGCGTCCGCGCGGCACCAGGAAGTGGGGGAGGTCACGTCCCGCCCGATTTCGTTTCCGCCGCGGGTGTTTGCTAGGCTGGTACCCGCTTCATTCCTCCTTAGCTCAATTGGCAGAGCATTCGACTGTTAATCGAAGGGTTGCTGGTTCAAGTCCAGCAGGAGGAGCTTCCAATCCCCGTTCCGGCTTCCGGAACGGGGATTTTTGTTGCCCGTTTTGTACGCCGTGAGGCTTGCTGTGGCCCGGAAAACCGCCGATTTCCCTTGGGCCGGAAACCTTTGCTAATGTCATACCTGCTTCATTCCTCCTTAGCTCAATTGGCAGAGCATTCGACTGTTAATCGAAGGGTTGCTGGTTCAAGTCCAGCAGGAGGAGCGCTACGAAAAATCCCCGTTCCTCCAACTGGAGGAACGGGGATTTTTTCTTGCCGCGGGCCTGGAAGCCTGGGATGGGGAAGATGGGCTCACACGAAGTCCATTTCCACCTGCAGGAACCTTTCGGCCTCGGCGATGGCTGACTCGAACGCTTCCCGCTCGGTGGGGGACTTTCGGGGTTCGCGCGGATTCCATTCGTGCGGGGCCGAGTGGATCCGGACAAACCCGGCATCAGGCGGGGCGTAGAAGATGCCAAAGCGCTGCACAGGCCATTCCGGCGAGGTTTCCGGGGCCACCAGCAGGGCGGCCTTGAAGGCTGGGTTGAACCATTGGGCGATGGGCCGGCGCCGGTCCTCCGTGAACAAACCTGCCGCATACAGCGCCGCCGACTGCTGGCCTGTCTGCGCGCACAGCCGCTCCCACCACAGTGGCAGGATCCTGGCGTCGCACCGTTGCCATGTGGCCGGAAGAGGCGGTTGGTTCTGCCAGCTGGACACGCGATCATTTTATCGCGCTGGGCTCTATCGCGCAGTGCCGCCGCAAGCCAGGAACGGCGGGCGTCAACCGGCAAGTCCGGCAGCAGGAGCAGTCAGCGGCGGTTGCGGCGGCCCGGATTCACCCGGTACAGGAGTGCGGCGCCCGCCAGCGTCCCCAGGATGATGCCCCAGGCGGGGTTGCCCACGGCACGGCCGGCAAAATAGCCCGCCACGGCGCCAAGCACCGCCCCGAGGAAGAGCCCCCTGCCATTGCGGTGCGGTTTGCGGGCCATGTGCTGCCTTCCTGGTGCCTGGCGGCTGCGGTCAGTGGATTGAAGTCCCTGATGGATCGAGGGTACTTAGTGAATGGAAGGAACCGTGCGCGGCCGGACCACCAGCCAGAGTGCTCCAATGGCCACCAGGATGCACGATGCCTGAACCGCCCCCATGGGTGCCGCGCTGGTGATGCCGACCCAGCCCACCACGGGGGAGATCAGCCCGGCCATGAGGAATGTGGCCGCGCCGAGCAGGGATGCCGCGGTTCCCGCTTGGGAGGCGTGGCTTGCCAGGGCCAGCACCTGCACGCAGGGGAACATGAAGCCGGTGCCCAGGATGTAGAACCACAGGGGCACCATGACGCCCCAAAGCCCCAGGCCCAGCTGGTCCAGGACCACGATCAGCACGGCCATCAGGAACATCCACGCTGTGGCACAGGCCAGGATCCACTGCGGCGGGACGATCCTGATAAGCCGCGAGCTGGTCTGCACGCCCGCCACGATGCCCAGCGAGTTGATGCCGAAGAGCAGCCCGTACTGCTGGGCCGAGAACCCGAAGACGTCCTGGAAAAGGAACGGGGAGGCGGACAGATACGTAAAGAGGCCGCCGAAATTAAAGCCGGCCACCAAGAGCAGCCCCACGAAGATCCGGTCGCTGAAGAGCGCCTTGTAGCGCTGCCTGGCCGTCATGCCGCTCTGGCCCCGCTTCTCCGGCGGAAGCGTTTCACGCACCACGACCAGGGCCGCCACGATGACCAATGTCCCGTATGCGGCCAGGAACACGAAGATGCCGGGCCACGGCATCACCAGGAGCAGCTGTGAACCAATCACCGGTGCCAGGATGGGCGCCAGCCCGTTGACCAGGGCCATCCGCGAGAACATCCGCACCATGGCGTACCCGGAGAACAGGTCGCGCACCATGGCCATGGCCACCACGCCGCCGCCGGCCGCGCCCACGCCCATGAGGACACGGAACACCCCCAGCGTGGCGATGTCAGTGGACAGGGCTGCACCCATCGACGCTGCGATGTGCACTGCAGTGGCAAGGATCAGCGGGGTCCGTCGCCCGAACTTGTCGCTGAAGGGGCCCACCACCAGCTGGCCGAACGCAAAACCGACGGTGGTGCCAGCCAGGGTGAGCTGAACCTGCGCCTCGGTCACCCCAAGGCTCGCCTCCAGCGCGGGGAAGGCGGGCAGGTAGAGGTCGATGGTGAACGGACCGAGGGCTGTCAGGGCGCCCAGGAGGAGGATGTAGAGGAGCTTGCGGCGGCGGCTCAGCAGGTCGCCCGGATTGGGGGGATTGGTCACGGAGAACAATCCTAGGCCCGGCCAGGACTGTTTTTGCAGCGTTGTAGGCCGCGCCGTCCGGCAAGCCCCCAAGTTCGCCCTGAACCTGAATGGTAGTTTTGGTGGCGTGGACTGTGCGGCTGCACATTTCCGCAGCAAACGGAAGCAGTATCGACCCATGAAACCAGTAAGGCGGAACCGATGAGCGGACGTCACAGCGGGCGTACCAGCCCGGGATTGCGCATCACTGCGCTGCCCGGAACGGCAAGACTCCTTTTTCGGTTGGCCCCACGCCAGCTCAACGACGAGATCGCCTTCGCCAAGATCGAACTCAAACGCAAGGGCATCCAGGTGGGGGTGGCCGCGGCCTTCTTCGCGGTGGCACTCCTCTTCCTGGCCTTCCTGGTTGTTGGCCTGATCGTCGCGGCCATCATGGGCCTGGCCACCATCATGCCTGCCTGGCTGGCAGCCCTCCTGGTCTCCGCGGCCTTCCTGCTGATAGCGCTCGTCGGCGGACTGATTGGCCTCGCGCGGTTCAAGAAGGCCATGCCGCTGATGCCCGAGGAAACCATCCGCGGCATCAGGCACGATATCGGCGTTGCCCGGGAAGGCTCCGCGTTCAACCCCGCCATCCTGGATCCGGAGAGCCCCGAGGCGAAGGCTGCGAAGGCGGCCAAGGCCGAGGCCGCGGCCAAGGCGAAGGCTGAAAAGGAAGCGAAAGCGGCCCGTGAGCAGCAGGAGTTCCCGCACGCCTCCGAACCCGAGCTGGCGCGCCGCCTGAGCCAGCGGCGGCACCACCTCACAGAGGTCCGCGACGAACTCGGTACTGAGCTGGACTTCAAGACCCAGGCCCGCTACCTGCTGGCCGCTGCGCAGGTCAAGGTGCGCGAAGGCCAGGTGCTGGCGCAGCACGGCGTGGACGCGGCGGGCGAAAGGCTCGCGGCGTTGTCCGGTTCCACGGACCTCTCCAGGCGCTGGAAGCCATTGGCCGCCTTCGTGGCCGCGGGAACCGTCCTGGTTGTCCTCCTCCGCAGGTTGTTCCGTTCCAACTAGCCTGCTGCTCCACAAGCACTCCCGGCACACAATCAATCACTGAAACACCGCGCTCCGGCGCAGCAGGAAGGAGAGGGGGACGGGTGAAATTCATTGGTGCAGGCGCCCGCCCCGGCCGTCCCCAGGTGGACCACGACCTCGTGTTCACCATCCCCAACCTGCTCACAGTGGTGCGGTTCATGGGTGTTCCGCTCTTCATGTGGCTGGTCCTGGCCCAGAAGGAATACGGCGCCGGCGTGATCGTCCTGGCCGTCATGGCCGGTACGGACTGGATTGACGGCTACATCGCCCGGCGCTTTGACCAGGCCTCCAAGCTCGGCAGGGTCCTGGACCCGATCGCCGACCGGCTGGCCCTGCTGGCCGTGGCTTTCACCCTGGTGATTGCCGGCGTCGTGCATTGGCTCTACCTGGCCGCGCTGGTGGTCCCTGATGCCGTGCTGCTGGCCCTGACGCTGTCCTTCTTCCATGGCCATCCGGACCTTCCCGTCAGCGTGGTGGGCAAGGTGCGGACCGGCCTGCTGCTCCTGGGCACCCCGCTGCTGGTCCTCTCCCGCCTGGATACCGGCGCTTCGGACCAGCTCTTCGTAGCCGCCTGGGTGGTATTGGGCCTTGGCCTGATCGGCCACTGGATTGCCGCGTACAACTACTTCTGGGCCATCCTGCGAAAGGGCAGGGAACTTAAACGGCACGACGGCGGGAACGGCTGATGGTGTGGCTTGCCGTCGGCCTGGCGGTGCTCGGCGCCTTCTGCCTCGCCCTGGGTGCCCAGCGCCAGGGCAGCGCCGTCAAAGCCGATACCGGCGGACTCGCCCTGAGTTCCAACGGCTTCCTGCGCCTTCTCCGCAATCCCCGGTGGATGCTCGGGCTCCTGCTGCTGTGCACCGGCATGGCGTTGAACGCCGTAGCCCTGGTGTCCGCGCCGCTCACGGTGATCCAGCCCATCGGCGCCATCGCCCTGGTAATCACCACCGTGGTCAACGCCCGCGACCAGGACCTGTCCATCAACCGCGCCACCGCCGTCTCCATCGGCGCCTGCGTCACCGGCTCGGCACTCTTTGTCCTCTTGGCGGTTAACGTCACCCAGGAAAACCATCATGTGAGCCCGGAGGACGAGCTCACCATCGTGTTGCTGCTGGCCCTGGCTGTGGGGCTGTTCGGCACGCTGGCAGTGACGTTCAGGCACCGGATGAATGCGTTCATCTACATCCTGGGCGCGGGCATCCTCTTCGGCTTCGTGGCGGTCCTTACCCGGATCATCGGCAAACACCTCCTGGACCCCAACGGACTCTTCCTGCTCAACGTCCAGTGGTACTCAGTGGTGGCCATCATCGCGGCCGGCGGCCTGGGCTCGTGGTTCGTGCAAAGCGCCTACTCCACAGGGCCGCCCGACCTGGTCATCGCCGGACTCACGGTAATCGATCCCATGGTGGGCATTGCCATCGGCATCATCATCCTGGGCGAACTGCGTCCCGACGTCCATGCGGTCATGGCCATTGCGATGGGAACGGCTGCGTGCCTTGCTATCGTTGGGGTAATCGCCCTTTCCCGGCACCACCCGGAGGTCACCAAGCGCAAGAAGGACGCGCGCAAGGCCGCCGGCAGGCCGTCCCACTAGCCCATTTCCGTCCAGATTCAGCAACCCACGAGGCCTGCGCCCCTGCGCCACCGGCCAACCGTGCTGTCAGTTACATGCTGTCCGCACCGTGACCATCAGGAGTACTCCCCATGACCACGCCAGCCGACCAGCGTCCCCTGACCATCCTCATCGCCGCCGACACCTATCCGCCGGACGTCAATGGTGCTGCCCAGTTTGGCTACCGCCTGGCCAAGGGCATGACTGCCCGAGGCCACAACGTCCATGTCCTGGCGTCCCGCGACAGCAAGGGAAAGAGCTTCACCGAGTTCCGCGAGGAAGCAACCGTGCACCGGCTCCGCTCGCACAAGGCGTTCACCCACGAGAGCTTCCGCCTCTGCTTCCCGTGGGAAATCAAGAAGGAAATCAGCCTCCTCTTTGACCGCGTGAAGCCTGACGTCGTGCACATCCAGAGCCACTACATGATTGGCGAGCACGTGCTCTACGAGGCCGTAAAGCGCGGCGTCAGGATCATCGCCACCAACCACTTCATGCCCGAAAACCTCAACCCCTTCCTGCCGTTCCCGCAGTGGTTCAAGGACATCATCGGGCGGGTTTCCTGGAAGGACATGGGCAAGGTCATGGGCCAGGCCGACGTGGTGACAACCCCCACGCCGCTTGCCGCCCGGGCCATGCACGAGCACGCCTTCCTGCGGAAGGTGCTCCCGTTGTCCAACGGCATCGACTCAACGGCCTATGAGTTGCAGCCCGGCGAGCACATCGAACCGCATGCCCATCCCACCGTCCTGTTCGCCGGCCGCCTTGCGGAGGAAAAGCATGTGGACGTGCTCATCGAGGCCATCGCGAAGACGCCGCCCGAGTTGAACGTTCACCTGGAAATCGTGGGCGGGGGAGAGGTGCGCCCTGCGCTTGAGGACCTGGTGCGGCGGCTCGGGCTCAGCAGCCGGGTCAAGTTCCTGGGCCTTGCCAGCGACGAAGAACTGCGCAAGGCGTACATCCAGGCGGACCTGTTCTGCATGCCCGGAACGGCTGAGCTGCAGTCCCTGGTCACGCTGGAGGCCATGTCCGCTTCCACCCCGGTGGTCCTGGCCGATGCCATGGCCCTGCCGCACCTGGTGCGCGATGGCGAGAACGGCTACCTCTTCACCCCCAACGACAGTGACGACCTCGCCAAGAAGATCACCCAGGTCCTGCAGCTTCCCAAGGACCAGCAGCGCGCCATGGGCCGGGCCAGCCGGCAGATGGTGGAGCCGCACAGCCTCCAGGGAACGCTGCAGACCTTCGAGGACCTGTACCGGGGCGCCACGTACGAGGACAAGGTGGTCTGAACCAGTTCCCGGGTTTGCTAGAGTGTTTTTGCCCTGCTGGAGCGTGGTGTTCCATTACGTATACGCAGGGTTTGGGGGGCTATAGCTCAGCTGGTTAGAGCGCGGGACTCATAATCCTAAGGTCCTCGGTTCAAGTCCGAGTAGCCCTACCGCCAACCAGGAAGAACCGCGCACGACAGTCTTCGTCGGACGCGGTTCTTCTTGGTTAACCCGGACCCCTGCGGTAAGTTACTGCCCAGTAACATTCCGTGCCCGGTTCCGCTGCACGGCCAGCGCTGATCACCAAAGAAGGTACCCATGGCAACCTCCGCAGCCGAATCCCACGAGCTTCCCTACGCCGACGGCGACTTCTTCGCCTTCGAGCAGCTTCTGTCCGGCAAGGAACAGGACAGGCTCGCCGAGGTCCGCGACTTCCTGGCGCGCGAGGTCAAACCCCTTGCCGTGGACTGCTGGAACCGCGGAGAGTTCCCGATGGAGCTGGTGCCCAAGTTCGCCGACCTGGACCTGGTCAGCCCGGTCCGGCGGCAGGGATACTCGAACCTCTTCGCGGGAATGCTGCATGCCGAGGTCACGCGTGCCGACGCATCGATCGCCACCTTCCTGGGGGTACACGACGGGCTTTTCACCGGCTCCATCGAGCTGTTGGCATCCCAGGAGCAAAAGGACGAGTGGCTGCCCGACATCTATGCCCTGAAG
Encoded here:
- a CDS encoding glycine zipper 2TM domain-containing protein, producing the protein MARKPHRNGRGLFLGAVLGAVAGYFAGRAVGNPAWGIILGTLAGAALLYRVNPGRRNRR
- a CDS encoding multidrug effflux MFS transporter, with the translated sequence MTNPPNPGDLLSRRRKLLYILLLGALTALGPFTIDLYLPAFPALEASLGVTEAQVQLTLAGTTVGFAFGQLVVGPFSDKFGRRTPLILATAVHIAASMGAALSTDIATLGVFRVLMGVGAAGGGVVAMAMVRDLFSGYAMVRMFSRMALVNGLAPILAPVIGSQLLLVMPWPGIFVFLAAYGTLVIVAALVVVRETLPPEKRGQSGMTARQRYKALFSDRIFVGLLLVAGFNFGGLFTYLSASPFLFQDVFGFSAQQYGLLFGINSLGIVAGVQTSSRLIRIVPPQWILACATAWMFLMAVLIVVLDQLGLGLWGVMVPLWFYILGTGFMFPCVQVLALASHASQAGTAASLLGAATFLMAGLISPVVGWVGITSAAPMGAVQASCILVAIGALWLVVRPRTVPSIH
- a CDS encoding phage holin family protein; the encoded protein is MSGRHSGRTSPGLRITALPGTARLLFRLAPRQLNDEIAFAKIELKRKGIQVGVAAAFFAVALLFLAFLVVGLIVAAIMGLATIMPAWLAALLVSAAFLLIALVGGLIGLARFKKAMPLMPEETIRGIRHDIGVAREGSAFNPAILDPESPEAKAAKAAKAEAAAKAKAEKEAKAAREQQEFPHASEPELARRLSQRRHHLTEVRDELGTELDFKTQARYLLAAAQVKVREGQVLAQHGVDAAGERLAALSGSTDLSRRWKPLAAFVAAGTVLVVLLRRLFRSN
- a CDS encoding CDP-alcohol phosphatidyltransferase family protein, which translates into the protein MKFIGAGARPGRPQVDHDLVFTIPNLLTVVRFMGVPLFMWLVLAQKEYGAGVIVLAVMAGTDWIDGYIARRFDQASKLGRVLDPIADRLALLAVAFTLVIAGVVHWLYLAALVVPDAVLLALTLSFFHGHPDLPVSVVGKVRTGLLLLGTPLLVLSRLDTGASDQLFVAAWVVLGLGLIGHWIAAYNYFWAILRKGRELKRHDGGNG
- a CDS encoding DMT family transporter, coding for MVWLAVGLAVLGAFCLALGAQRQGSAVKADTGGLALSSNGFLRLLRNPRWMLGLLLLCTGMALNAVALVSAPLTVIQPIGAIALVITTVVNARDQDLSINRATAVSIGACVTGSALFVLLAVNVTQENHHVSPEDELTIVLLLALAVGLFGTLAVTFRHRMNAFIYILGAGILFGFVAVLTRIIGKHLLDPNGLFLLNVQWYSVVAIIAAGGLGSWFVQSAYSTGPPDLVIAGLTVIDPMVGIAIGIIILGELRPDVHAVMAIAMGTAACLAIVGVIALSRHHPEVTKRKKDARKAAGRPSH
- a CDS encoding glycosyltransferase; translated protein: MTTPADQRPLTILIAADTYPPDVNGAAQFGYRLAKGMTARGHNVHVLASRDSKGKSFTEFREEATVHRLRSHKAFTHESFRLCFPWEIKKEISLLFDRVKPDVVHIQSHYMIGEHVLYEAVKRGVRIIATNHFMPENLNPFLPFPQWFKDIIGRVSWKDMGKVMGQADVVTTPTPLAARAMHEHAFLRKVLPLSNGIDSTAYELQPGEHIEPHAHPTVLFAGRLAEEKHVDVLIEAIAKTPPELNVHLEIVGGGEVRPALEDLVRRLGLSSRVKFLGLASDEELRKAYIQADLFCMPGTAELQSLVTLEAMSASTPVVLADAMALPHLVRDGENGYLFTPNDSDDLAKKITQVLQLPKDQQRAMGRASRQMVEPHSLQGTLQTFEDLYRGATYEDKVV